A window of the Salvelinus alpinus chromosome 3, SLU_Salpinus.1, whole genome shotgun sequence genome harbors these coding sequences:
- the LOC139570690 gene encoding B-cell linker protein-like isoform X3, with product MNMPTSEQCEDWSSAQVASFLCQNQMRECAAAAKRMRIDGHRFMNLSDSDMTRFSLIHQLQLQKMVQDIKKNDGSILNRLRRFRNKSSPKLPVRDYRDNDVEEEQWSEEEFDSDTYEVPQEEKDDSYEPPPCQRVFTSTSSASFPRGEYIDSCRSRPNHSPRKPIWPPKTTKPPPSPSLPPKPNQQDYDEEDYVNPESDNYINPTEESPANRPMHGRGKPITSSPSMSKTVPGCSNSSDVYEVPDMEENSPPPLSRPSTLLRVPTQSLPPRASPRMHIKNCHPIPIQIQEPIDDDEYEVCNPDTTGSTTSGEKPLPALPKPMPREMKPLKPYFKPRPDIASGGNEGTALATRHINQKLTATPQPSEYKRAKIPLPQMLTSHKTDRGTVATDENGLTDAEEGTDVLKKPWYASSCDRKTAEDALVRSNKDGSFLIRKSSGQDTQQPYTLVVFYNSRVYNIPVRYIQASQRYALGREKKGEERFTSVSHIIENHQRNPLVLIDGQSNTKDSTKLCYAVNP from the exons AATCTGTCTGACAGTGATATGACCAGGTTCAGCCTCATCCATCAACT CCAGCTTCAGAAGATGGTCCAGGATATCAAGAAGAATGATGGCAGTATCCTAAACAGGCTGAGAAG attTCGAAACAAGTCATCTCCAAAACTACCTGTAAGAGACTATCGAG ATAATGACGTGGAGGAAGAACAGTGGTCTGAAGAAGAGTTT GACAGTGACACTTATGAGGTCCCTCAAGAGGAGAAGGATGACAGCTATGAGCCTCCTCCCTGTCAGAGAGTCTTCACCTCCACTTCGTCTGCCTCCTTTCCCAGGGGGGAATACATAG ACAGCTGCCGCAGCAGGCCGAACCACTCGCCCAGGAAGCCCATCTGGCCTCCAAAGACCACCAAACCACCCCCGTCACCATCACTGCCCCCTAAACCCAACCAGCAGGACTATGATGAA GAAGACTACGTCAACCCAGAAAGTGACAACTATATAAACCCCACAGAGGAATCACCTGCTA ACCGTCCGATGCATGGAAGAGGCAAACCGATAACGAGCAGTCCTTCAATGTCCAAGACTGTGCCAGGGTGCTCAAATAGCTCAG atGTGTATGAAGTCCCTGACATGGAG GAaaactctcctcccccactgagcag GCCTTCCACACTCCTCAGAGTCCCTACACAGAGTTTGCCCCCTAGAGCCAGCCCAAG aatgcacaTAAAGAATTGTCATCCCATCCCA ATCCAGATCCAGGAGCCCATagatgatgatgaatatgaagtctGCAATCCAGACACAA CTGGCAGTACAACGTCTGGGGAAAAGCCACTGCCTGCACTTCCCAAACCAATGCCCAGAGAGAT GAAGCCATTGAAGCCATATTTTAAACCG AGGCCAGATATTGCATCCGGGGGAAATGAAG GCACAGCACTGGCCACGAGGCACATTAACCAGAAACTCACGGCCACACCCCAGCCCTCTGAATACAAGCGTGCCAA GATTCCTCTGCCACAGATGTTGACCTCTCACA AAACTGATAGAGGAACTGTAGCCACAGATGAAAATGGGTTAACAGATGCTGAAGAG GGGACAGATGTCTTGAAGAAACCCTGGTATGCCAGCTCCTGTGACCGTAAGACAGCTGAGGATGCCTTGGTTCGCTCAAATAAG GATGGGTCCTTCCTAATAAGGAAGAGCTCTGGTCAGGACACACAACAGCCATACACTTTAGTGGTGTTTTACAACAGTAGAGTCTACAACATCCCAGTGCGCTACATCCAAGCATCGCAGCGGTACGCACTTGGaagggagaagaaaggagaggag CGTTTCACCAGTGTTTCCCACATCATTGAGAACCATCAGAGGAACCCCCTGGTACTGATTGACGGCCAGAGTAACACCAAGGACTCTACCAAACTGTGCTATGCTGTGAATCCTTAG
- the LOC139570690 gene encoding B-cell linker protein-like isoform X1: MNMPTSEQCEDWSSAQVASFLCQNQMRECAAAAKRMRIDGHRFMNLSDSDMTRFSLIHQLQLQKMVQDIKKNDGSILNRLRRFRNKSSPKLPVRDYRGKTYQDNDVEEEQWSEEEFDSDTYEVPQEEKDDSYEPPPCQRVFTSTSSASFPRGEYIDSCRSRPNHSPRKPIWPPKTTKPPPSPSLPPKPNQQDYDEEDYVNPESDNYINPTEESPANRPMHGRGKPITSSPSMSKTVPGCSNSSDVYEVPDMEENSPPPLSRPSTLLRVPTQSLPPRASPRMHIKNCHPIPIQIQEPIDDDEYEVCNPDTTGSTTSGEKPLPALPKPMPREMKPLKPYFKPRPDIASGGNEGTALATRHINQKLTATPQPSEYKRAKIPLPQMLTSHKTDRGTVATDENGLTDAEEGTDVLKKPWYASSCDRKTAEDALVRSNKDGSFLIRKSSGQDTQQPYTLVVFYNSRVYNIPVRYIQASQRYALGREKKGEERFTSVSHIIENHQRNPLVLIDGQSNTKDSTKLCYAVNP; encoded by the exons AATCTGTCTGACAGTGATATGACCAGGTTCAGCCTCATCCATCAACT CCAGCTTCAGAAGATGGTCCAGGATATCAAGAAGAATGATGGCAGTATCCTAAACAGGCTGAGAAG attTCGAAACAAGTCATCTCCAAAACTACCTGTAAGAGACTATCGAGGTAAGACCTATCAAG ATAATGACGTGGAGGAAGAACAGTGGTCTGAAGAAGAGTTT GACAGTGACACTTATGAGGTCCCTCAAGAGGAGAAGGATGACAGCTATGAGCCTCCTCCCTGTCAGAGAGTCTTCACCTCCACTTCGTCTGCCTCCTTTCCCAGGGGGGAATACATAG ACAGCTGCCGCAGCAGGCCGAACCACTCGCCCAGGAAGCCCATCTGGCCTCCAAAGACCACCAAACCACCCCCGTCACCATCACTGCCCCCTAAACCCAACCAGCAGGACTATGATGAA GAAGACTACGTCAACCCAGAAAGTGACAACTATATAAACCCCACAGAGGAATCACCTGCTA ACCGTCCGATGCATGGAAGAGGCAAACCGATAACGAGCAGTCCTTCAATGTCCAAGACTGTGCCAGGGTGCTCAAATAGCTCAG atGTGTATGAAGTCCCTGACATGGAG GAaaactctcctcccccactgagcag GCCTTCCACACTCCTCAGAGTCCCTACACAGAGTTTGCCCCCTAGAGCCAGCCCAAG aatgcacaTAAAGAATTGTCATCCCATCCCA ATCCAGATCCAGGAGCCCATagatgatgatgaatatgaagtctGCAATCCAGACACAA CTGGCAGTACAACGTCTGGGGAAAAGCCACTGCCTGCACTTCCCAAACCAATGCCCAGAGAGAT GAAGCCATTGAAGCCATATTTTAAACCG AGGCCAGATATTGCATCCGGGGGAAATGAAG GCACAGCACTGGCCACGAGGCACATTAACCAGAAACTCACGGCCACACCCCAGCCCTCTGAATACAAGCGTGCCAA GATTCCTCTGCCACAGATGTTGACCTCTCACA AAACTGATAGAGGAACTGTAGCCACAGATGAAAATGGGTTAACAGATGCTGAAGAG GGGACAGATGTCTTGAAGAAACCCTGGTATGCCAGCTCCTGTGACCGTAAGACAGCTGAGGATGCCTTGGTTCGCTCAAATAAG GATGGGTCCTTCCTAATAAGGAAGAGCTCTGGTCAGGACACACAACAGCCATACACTTTAGTGGTGTTTTACAACAGTAGAGTCTACAACATCCCAGTGCGCTACATCCAAGCATCGCAGCGGTACGCACTTGGaagggagaagaaaggagaggag CGTTTCACCAGTGTTTCCCACATCATTGAGAACCATCAGAGGAACCCCCTGGTACTGATTGACGGCCAGAGTAACACCAAGGACTCTACCAAACTGTGCTATGCTGTGAATCCTTAG
- the LOC139570690 gene encoding B-cell linker protein-like isoform X2 has product MNMPTSEQCEDWSSAQVASFLCQNQMRECAAAAKRMRIDGHRFMNLSDSDMTRFSLIHQLQLQKMVQDIKKNDGSILNRLRRFRNKSSPKLPVRDYRGKTYQDNDVEEEQWSEEEFDSDTYEVPQEEKDDSYEPPPCQRVFTSTSSASFPRGEYIDSCRSRPNHSPRKPIWPPKTTKPPPSPSLPPKPNQQDYDEEDYVNPESDNYINPTEESPANRPMHGRGKPITSSPSMSKTVPGCSNSSDVYEVPDMEENSPPPLSRPSTLLRVPTQSLPPRASPRMHIKNCHPIPIQEPIDDDEYEVCNPDTTGSTTSGEKPLPALPKPMPREMKPLKPYFKPRPDIASGGNEGTALATRHINQKLTATPQPSEYKRAKIPLPQMLTSHKTDRGTVATDENGLTDAEEGTDVLKKPWYASSCDRKTAEDALVRSNKDGSFLIRKSSGQDTQQPYTLVVFYNSRVYNIPVRYIQASQRYALGREKKGEERFTSVSHIIENHQRNPLVLIDGQSNTKDSTKLCYAVNP; this is encoded by the exons AATCTGTCTGACAGTGATATGACCAGGTTCAGCCTCATCCATCAACT CCAGCTTCAGAAGATGGTCCAGGATATCAAGAAGAATGATGGCAGTATCCTAAACAGGCTGAGAAG attTCGAAACAAGTCATCTCCAAAACTACCTGTAAGAGACTATCGAGGTAAGACCTATCAAG ATAATGACGTGGAGGAAGAACAGTGGTCTGAAGAAGAGTTT GACAGTGACACTTATGAGGTCCCTCAAGAGGAGAAGGATGACAGCTATGAGCCTCCTCCCTGTCAGAGAGTCTTCACCTCCACTTCGTCTGCCTCCTTTCCCAGGGGGGAATACATAG ACAGCTGCCGCAGCAGGCCGAACCACTCGCCCAGGAAGCCCATCTGGCCTCCAAAGACCACCAAACCACCCCCGTCACCATCACTGCCCCCTAAACCCAACCAGCAGGACTATGATGAA GAAGACTACGTCAACCCAGAAAGTGACAACTATATAAACCCCACAGAGGAATCACCTGCTA ACCGTCCGATGCATGGAAGAGGCAAACCGATAACGAGCAGTCCTTCAATGTCCAAGACTGTGCCAGGGTGCTCAAATAGCTCAG atGTGTATGAAGTCCCTGACATGGAG GAaaactctcctcccccactgagcag GCCTTCCACACTCCTCAGAGTCCCTACACAGAGTTTGCCCCCTAGAGCCAGCCCAAG aatgcacaTAAAGAATTGTCATCCCATCCCA ATCCAGGAGCCCATagatgatgatgaatatgaagtctGCAATCCAGACACAA CTGGCAGTACAACGTCTGGGGAAAAGCCACTGCCTGCACTTCCCAAACCAATGCCCAGAGAGAT GAAGCCATTGAAGCCATATTTTAAACCG AGGCCAGATATTGCATCCGGGGGAAATGAAG GCACAGCACTGGCCACGAGGCACATTAACCAGAAACTCACGGCCACACCCCAGCCCTCTGAATACAAGCGTGCCAA GATTCCTCTGCCACAGATGTTGACCTCTCACA AAACTGATAGAGGAACTGTAGCCACAGATGAAAATGGGTTAACAGATGCTGAAGAG GGGACAGATGTCTTGAAGAAACCCTGGTATGCCAGCTCCTGTGACCGTAAGACAGCTGAGGATGCCTTGGTTCGCTCAAATAAG GATGGGTCCTTCCTAATAAGGAAGAGCTCTGGTCAGGACACACAACAGCCATACACTTTAGTGGTGTTTTACAACAGTAGAGTCTACAACATCCCAGTGCGCTACATCCAAGCATCGCAGCGGTACGCACTTGGaagggagaagaaaggagaggag CGTTTCACCAGTGTTTCCCACATCATTGAGAACCATCAGAGGAACCCCCTGGTACTGATTGACGGCCAGAGTAACACCAAGGACTCTACCAAACTGTGCTATGCTGTGAATCCTTAG
- the LOC139570690 gene encoding B-cell linker protein-like isoform X7 — translation MSQLSSQLQKMVQDIKKNDGSILNRLRRFRNKSSPKLPVRDYRDNDVEEEQWSEEEFDSDTYEVPQEEKDDSYEPPPCQRVFTSTSSASFPRGEYIDSCRSRPNHSPRKPIWPPKTTKPPPSPSLPPKPNQQDYDEEDYVNPESDNYINPTEESPANRPMHGRGKPITSSPSMSKTVPGCSNSSDVYEVPDMEENSPPPLSRPSTLLRVPTQSLPPRASPRMHIKNCHPIPIQIQEPIDDDEYEVCNPDTTGSTTSGEKPLPALPKPMPREMKPLKPYFKPRPDIASGGNEGTALATRHINQKLTATPQPSEYKRAKIPLPQMLTSHKTDRGTVATDENGLTDAEEGTDVLKKPWYASSCDRKTAEDALVRSNKDGSFLIRKSSGQDTQQPYTLVVFYNSRVYNIPVRYIQASQRYALGREKKGEERFTSVSHIIENHQRNPLVLIDGQSNTKDSTKLCYAVNP, via the exons ATGAGTCAACTGTCAAG CCAGCTTCAGAAGATGGTCCAGGATATCAAGAAGAATGATGGCAGTATCCTAAACAGGCTGAGAAG attTCGAAACAAGTCATCTCCAAAACTACCTGTAAGAGACTATCGAG ATAATGACGTGGAGGAAGAACAGTGGTCTGAAGAAGAGTTT GACAGTGACACTTATGAGGTCCCTCAAGAGGAGAAGGATGACAGCTATGAGCCTCCTCCCTGTCAGAGAGTCTTCACCTCCACTTCGTCTGCCTCCTTTCCCAGGGGGGAATACATAG ACAGCTGCCGCAGCAGGCCGAACCACTCGCCCAGGAAGCCCATCTGGCCTCCAAAGACCACCAAACCACCCCCGTCACCATCACTGCCCCCTAAACCCAACCAGCAGGACTATGATGAA GAAGACTACGTCAACCCAGAAAGTGACAACTATATAAACCCCACAGAGGAATCACCTGCTA ACCGTCCGATGCATGGAAGAGGCAAACCGATAACGAGCAGTCCTTCAATGTCCAAGACTGTGCCAGGGTGCTCAAATAGCTCAG atGTGTATGAAGTCCCTGACATGGAG GAaaactctcctcccccactgagcag GCCTTCCACACTCCTCAGAGTCCCTACACAGAGTTTGCCCCCTAGAGCCAGCCCAAG aatgcacaTAAAGAATTGTCATCCCATCCCA ATCCAGATCCAGGAGCCCATagatgatgatgaatatgaagtctGCAATCCAGACACAA CTGGCAGTACAACGTCTGGGGAAAAGCCACTGCCTGCACTTCCCAAACCAATGCCCAGAGAGAT GAAGCCATTGAAGCCATATTTTAAACCG AGGCCAGATATTGCATCCGGGGGAAATGAAG GCACAGCACTGGCCACGAGGCACATTAACCAGAAACTCACGGCCACACCCCAGCCCTCTGAATACAAGCGTGCCAA GATTCCTCTGCCACAGATGTTGACCTCTCACA AAACTGATAGAGGAACTGTAGCCACAGATGAAAATGGGTTAACAGATGCTGAAGAG GGGACAGATGTCTTGAAGAAACCCTGGTATGCCAGCTCCTGTGACCGTAAGACAGCTGAGGATGCCTTGGTTCGCTCAAATAAG GATGGGTCCTTCCTAATAAGGAAGAGCTCTGGTCAGGACACACAACAGCCATACACTTTAGTGGTGTTTTACAACAGTAGAGTCTACAACATCCCAGTGCGCTACATCCAAGCATCGCAGCGGTACGCACTTGGaagggagaagaaaggagaggag CGTTTCACCAGTGTTTCCCACATCATTGAGAACCATCAGAGGAACCCCCTGGTACTGATTGACGGCCAGAGTAACACCAAGGACTCTACCAAACTGTGCTATGCTGTGAATCCTTAG
- the LOC139570690 gene encoding B-cell linker protein-like isoform X6 — translation MSQLSSQLQKMVQDIKKNDGSILNRLRRFRNKSSPKLPVRDYRGKTYQDNDVEEEQWSEEEFDSDTYEVPQEEKDDSYEPPPCQRVFTSTSSASFPRGEYIDSCRSRPNHSPRKPIWPPKTTKPPPSPSLPPKPNQQDYDEEDYVNPESDNYINPTEESPANRPMHGRGKPITSSPSMSKTVPGCSNSSDVYEVPDMEENSPPPLSRPSTLLRVPTQSLPPRASPRMHIKNCHPIPIQIQEPIDDDEYEVCNPDTTGSTTSGEKPLPALPKPMPREMKPLKPYFKPRPDIASGGNEGTALATRHINQKLTATPQPSEYKRAKIPLPQMLTSHKTDRGTVATDENGLTDAEEGTDVLKKPWYASSCDRKTAEDALVRSNKDGSFLIRKSSGQDTQQPYTLVVFYNSRVYNIPVRYIQASQRYALGREKKGEERFTSVSHIIENHQRNPLVLIDGQSNTKDSTKLCYAVNP, via the exons ATGAGTCAACTGTCAAG CCAGCTTCAGAAGATGGTCCAGGATATCAAGAAGAATGATGGCAGTATCCTAAACAGGCTGAGAAG attTCGAAACAAGTCATCTCCAAAACTACCTGTAAGAGACTATCGAGGTAAGACCTATCAAG ATAATGACGTGGAGGAAGAACAGTGGTCTGAAGAAGAGTTT GACAGTGACACTTATGAGGTCCCTCAAGAGGAGAAGGATGACAGCTATGAGCCTCCTCCCTGTCAGAGAGTCTTCACCTCCACTTCGTCTGCCTCCTTTCCCAGGGGGGAATACATAG ACAGCTGCCGCAGCAGGCCGAACCACTCGCCCAGGAAGCCCATCTGGCCTCCAAAGACCACCAAACCACCCCCGTCACCATCACTGCCCCCTAAACCCAACCAGCAGGACTATGATGAA GAAGACTACGTCAACCCAGAAAGTGACAACTATATAAACCCCACAGAGGAATCACCTGCTA ACCGTCCGATGCATGGAAGAGGCAAACCGATAACGAGCAGTCCTTCAATGTCCAAGACTGTGCCAGGGTGCTCAAATAGCTCAG atGTGTATGAAGTCCCTGACATGGAG GAaaactctcctcccccactgagcag GCCTTCCACACTCCTCAGAGTCCCTACACAGAGTTTGCCCCCTAGAGCCAGCCCAAG aatgcacaTAAAGAATTGTCATCCCATCCCA ATCCAGATCCAGGAGCCCATagatgatgatgaatatgaagtctGCAATCCAGACACAA CTGGCAGTACAACGTCTGGGGAAAAGCCACTGCCTGCACTTCCCAAACCAATGCCCAGAGAGAT GAAGCCATTGAAGCCATATTTTAAACCG AGGCCAGATATTGCATCCGGGGGAAATGAAG GCACAGCACTGGCCACGAGGCACATTAACCAGAAACTCACGGCCACACCCCAGCCCTCTGAATACAAGCGTGCCAA GATTCCTCTGCCACAGATGTTGACCTCTCACA AAACTGATAGAGGAACTGTAGCCACAGATGAAAATGGGTTAACAGATGCTGAAGAG GGGACAGATGTCTTGAAGAAACCCTGGTATGCCAGCTCCTGTGACCGTAAGACAGCTGAGGATGCCTTGGTTCGCTCAAATAAG GATGGGTCCTTCCTAATAAGGAAGAGCTCTGGTCAGGACACACAACAGCCATACACTTTAGTGGTGTTTTACAACAGTAGAGTCTACAACATCCCAGTGCGCTACATCCAAGCATCGCAGCGGTACGCACTTGGaagggagaagaaaggagaggag CGTTTCACCAGTGTTTCCCACATCATTGAGAACCATCAGAGGAACCCCCTGGTACTGATTGACGGCCAGAGTAACACCAAGGACTCTACCAAACTGTGCTATGCTGTGAATCCTTAG
- the LOC139570690 gene encoding B-cell linker protein-like isoform X5, whose product MDTFNKLTAPASVKLRQLQKMVQDIKKNDGSILNRLRRFRNKSSPKLPVRDYRDNDVEEEQWSEEEFDSDTYEVPQEEKDDSYEPPPCQRVFTSTSSASFPRGEYIDSCRSRPNHSPRKPIWPPKTTKPPPSPSLPPKPNQQDYDEEDYVNPESDNYINPTEESPANRPMHGRGKPITSSPSMSKTVPGCSNSSDVYEVPDMEENSPPPLSRPSTLLRVPTQSLPPRASPRMHIKNCHPIPIQIQEPIDDDEYEVCNPDTTGSTTSGEKPLPALPKPMPREMKPLKPYFKPRPDIASGGNEGTALATRHINQKLTATPQPSEYKRAKIPLPQMLTSHKTDRGTVATDENGLTDAEEGTDVLKKPWYASSCDRKTAEDALVRSNKDGSFLIRKSSGQDTQQPYTLVVFYNSRVYNIPVRYIQASQRYALGREKKGEERFTSVSHIIENHQRNPLVLIDGQSNTKDSTKLCYAVNP is encoded by the exons ATGGATACATTTAACAAGCTCACAGCTCCTGCAAGTGTAAAACTTCG CCAGCTTCAGAAGATGGTCCAGGATATCAAGAAGAATGATGGCAGTATCCTAAACAGGCTGAGAAG attTCGAAACAAGTCATCTCCAAAACTACCTGTAAGAGACTATCGAG ATAATGACGTGGAGGAAGAACAGTGGTCTGAAGAAGAGTTT GACAGTGACACTTATGAGGTCCCTCAAGAGGAGAAGGATGACAGCTATGAGCCTCCTCCCTGTCAGAGAGTCTTCACCTCCACTTCGTCTGCCTCCTTTCCCAGGGGGGAATACATAG ACAGCTGCCGCAGCAGGCCGAACCACTCGCCCAGGAAGCCCATCTGGCCTCCAAAGACCACCAAACCACCCCCGTCACCATCACTGCCCCCTAAACCCAACCAGCAGGACTATGATGAA GAAGACTACGTCAACCCAGAAAGTGACAACTATATAAACCCCACAGAGGAATCACCTGCTA ACCGTCCGATGCATGGAAGAGGCAAACCGATAACGAGCAGTCCTTCAATGTCCAAGACTGTGCCAGGGTGCTCAAATAGCTCAG atGTGTATGAAGTCCCTGACATGGAG GAaaactctcctcccccactgagcag GCCTTCCACACTCCTCAGAGTCCCTACACAGAGTTTGCCCCCTAGAGCCAGCCCAAG aatgcacaTAAAGAATTGTCATCCCATCCCA ATCCAGATCCAGGAGCCCATagatgatgatgaatatgaagtctGCAATCCAGACACAA CTGGCAGTACAACGTCTGGGGAAAAGCCACTGCCTGCACTTCCCAAACCAATGCCCAGAGAGAT GAAGCCATTGAAGCCATATTTTAAACCG AGGCCAGATATTGCATCCGGGGGAAATGAAG GCACAGCACTGGCCACGAGGCACATTAACCAGAAACTCACGGCCACACCCCAGCCCTCTGAATACAAGCGTGCCAA GATTCCTCTGCCACAGATGTTGACCTCTCACA AAACTGATAGAGGAACTGTAGCCACAGATGAAAATGGGTTAACAGATGCTGAAGAG GGGACAGATGTCTTGAAGAAACCCTGGTATGCCAGCTCCTGTGACCGTAAGACAGCTGAGGATGCCTTGGTTCGCTCAAATAAG GATGGGTCCTTCCTAATAAGGAAGAGCTCTGGTCAGGACACACAACAGCCATACACTTTAGTGGTGTTTTACAACAGTAGAGTCTACAACATCCCAGTGCGCTACATCCAAGCATCGCAGCGGTACGCACTTGGaagggagaagaaaggagaggag CGTTTCACCAGTGTTTCCCACATCATTGAGAACCATCAGAGGAACCCCCTGGTACTGATTGACGGCCAGAGTAACACCAAGGACTCTACCAAACTGTGCTATGCTGTGAATCCTTAG
- the LOC139570690 gene encoding B-cell linker protein-like isoform X4 gives MDTFNKLTAPASVKLRQLQKMVQDIKKNDGSILNRLRRFRNKSSPKLPVRDYRGKTYQDNDVEEEQWSEEEFDSDTYEVPQEEKDDSYEPPPCQRVFTSTSSASFPRGEYIDSCRSRPNHSPRKPIWPPKTTKPPPSPSLPPKPNQQDYDEEDYVNPESDNYINPTEESPANRPMHGRGKPITSSPSMSKTVPGCSNSSDVYEVPDMEENSPPPLSRPSTLLRVPTQSLPPRASPRMHIKNCHPIPIQIQEPIDDDEYEVCNPDTTGSTTSGEKPLPALPKPMPREMKPLKPYFKPRPDIASGGNEGTALATRHINQKLTATPQPSEYKRAKIPLPQMLTSHKTDRGTVATDENGLTDAEEGTDVLKKPWYASSCDRKTAEDALVRSNKDGSFLIRKSSGQDTQQPYTLVVFYNSRVYNIPVRYIQASQRYALGREKKGEERFTSVSHIIENHQRNPLVLIDGQSNTKDSTKLCYAVNP, from the exons ATGGATACATTTAACAAGCTCACAGCTCCTGCAAGTGTAAAACTTCG CCAGCTTCAGAAGATGGTCCAGGATATCAAGAAGAATGATGGCAGTATCCTAAACAGGCTGAGAAG attTCGAAACAAGTCATCTCCAAAACTACCTGTAAGAGACTATCGAGGTAAGACCTATCAAG ATAATGACGTGGAGGAAGAACAGTGGTCTGAAGAAGAGTTT GACAGTGACACTTATGAGGTCCCTCAAGAGGAGAAGGATGACAGCTATGAGCCTCCTCCCTGTCAGAGAGTCTTCACCTCCACTTCGTCTGCCTCCTTTCCCAGGGGGGAATACATAG ACAGCTGCCGCAGCAGGCCGAACCACTCGCCCAGGAAGCCCATCTGGCCTCCAAAGACCACCAAACCACCCCCGTCACCATCACTGCCCCCTAAACCCAACCAGCAGGACTATGATGAA GAAGACTACGTCAACCCAGAAAGTGACAACTATATAAACCCCACAGAGGAATCACCTGCTA ACCGTCCGATGCATGGAAGAGGCAAACCGATAACGAGCAGTCCTTCAATGTCCAAGACTGTGCCAGGGTGCTCAAATAGCTCAG atGTGTATGAAGTCCCTGACATGGAG GAaaactctcctcccccactgagcag GCCTTCCACACTCCTCAGAGTCCCTACACAGAGTTTGCCCCCTAGAGCCAGCCCAAG aatgcacaTAAAGAATTGTCATCCCATCCCA ATCCAGATCCAGGAGCCCATagatgatgatgaatatgaagtctGCAATCCAGACACAA CTGGCAGTACAACGTCTGGGGAAAAGCCACTGCCTGCACTTCCCAAACCAATGCCCAGAGAGAT GAAGCCATTGAAGCCATATTTTAAACCG AGGCCAGATATTGCATCCGGGGGAAATGAAG GCACAGCACTGGCCACGAGGCACATTAACCAGAAACTCACGGCCACACCCCAGCCCTCTGAATACAAGCGTGCCAA GATTCCTCTGCCACAGATGTTGACCTCTCACA AAACTGATAGAGGAACTGTAGCCACAGATGAAAATGGGTTAACAGATGCTGAAGAG GGGACAGATGTCTTGAAGAAACCCTGGTATGCCAGCTCCTGTGACCGTAAGACAGCTGAGGATGCCTTGGTTCGCTCAAATAAG GATGGGTCCTTCCTAATAAGGAAGAGCTCTGGTCAGGACACACAACAGCCATACACTTTAGTGGTGTTTTACAACAGTAGAGTCTACAACATCCCAGTGCGCTACATCCAAGCATCGCAGCGGTACGCACTTGGaagggagaagaaaggagaggag CGTTTCACCAGTGTTTCCCACATCATTGAGAACCATCAGAGGAACCCCCTGGTACTGATTGACGGCCAGAGTAACACCAAGGACTCTACCAAACTGTGCTATGCTGTGAATCCTTAG